A genomic window from Syntrophorhabdaceae bacterium includes:
- a CDS encoding tyrosine-type recombinase/integrase has protein sequence MDPTELLTRYRRFLKRVNYSKTTVRSYAFIVQVFLDWVTVSINEVTCDVMGEYVGFLHHRRLRPQTINSYLDGIRKFYDYLTFEERKGIVNPVKNEYKQILPKPLPRFLKDQELKILLRHVTHKRDRAILLLMLRSGLRVGEVANLTFPAIDFERKSILVLNGKFRKDRIVYMSDDTVDALHAYMQTRPPSKARTVFLVQKGLYRGKPLSIRGIQKRIEKYAKNTGVSVSCHRFRHTMATQLLNADAMLPTVQQLMGHSCVSSTQRYAKISNTKVRRDYFKAMAIILGEHGSRIKG, from the coding sequence ATGGATCCTACCGAACTGCTTACCAGATATAGACGTTTTCTGAAGAGAGTAAACTATTCGAAGACCACAGTCAGGAGCTATGCATTCATCGTCCAGGTTTTCCTTGACTGGGTGACCGTGTCGATCAACGAAGTGACCTGTGACGTCATGGGTGAATACGTAGGTTTTCTTCACCACAGAAGGCTGAGACCGCAGACGATAAACAGCTACCTCGACGGGATCAGGAAGTTCTACGACTATCTCACGTTCGAAGAGAGAAAGGGTATCGTCAATCCCGTGAAAAACGAGTATAAGCAGATACTGCCCAAGCCCTTACCGAGGTTTCTTAAGGATCAGGAATTGAAGATACTTTTGCGACACGTCACTCATAAGAGGGATCGTGCGATATTACTGTTGATGCTGCGATCAGGTTTGAGAGTCGGAGAAGTGGCAAATCTCACCTTTCCGGCGATAGACTTCGAAAGAAAAAGTATCCTTGTTCTGAACGGCAAGTTTCGAAAAGATCGGATTGTCTACATGAGCGACGATACAGTTGATGCCCTGCACGCATATATGCAGACGAGGCCGCCATCAAAGGCACGGACGGTGTTCTTGGTTCAGAAAGGCCTTTACCGAGGCAAACCGCTATCGATTCGCGGTATCCAAAAACGAATAGAGAAATATGCGAAGAACACCGGAGTGTCCGTATCATGCCATCGTTTTCGTCACACTATGGCAACACAGTTGTTGAATGCGGATGCAATGCTGCCGACGGTTCAACAGCTTATGGGCCACAGCTGCGTTTCAAGCACCCAGCGGTATGCCAAAATTTCAAATACAAAGGTGAGGCGCGATTACTTCAAGGCAATGGCGATCATACTCGGGGAGCATGGATCAAGGATCAAGGGCTGA
- a CDS encoding site-specific integrase, with product MPARWWRKKKFARPRTSNSWRTLPRAIEPDDVNRLLRKRFTPRDKCMILMLLRSGMRISELLALRLEDISLRKHTVTIHESAKTRNGRITYLGEDACKAVRKWMKARKANTKFLLYARGETSMSYSTARSSFANCLRSARLVRKGYTLHSLRHTFASELLCAGMPLESLQILMGHSDIEVTRRYARLTDKALEKDYFEAMKIIERGDIDGSYRTAYQI from the coding sequence ATGCCAGCAAGATGGTGGAGAAAGAAAAAGTTCGCAAGGCCTAGGACGTCGAACAGTTGGCGCACCTTGCCGCGAGCAATTGAGCCGGATGATGTAAACAGATTGCTTCGGAAGAGATTCACCCCGAGGGATAAATGCATGATCCTGATGCTGTTACGATCCGGCATGCGTATTTCTGAGCTACTCGCCCTGAGGCTTGAGGACATCAGCCTCAGGAAACACACGGTAACAATACACGAAAGTGCAAAGACCAGAAACGGAAGAATCACCTACCTGGGCGAGGACGCCTGCAAGGCAGTTCGGAAATGGATGAAAGCACGAAAGGCCAATACAAAATTCCTACTCTACGCGCGTGGCGAGACGAGCATGAGCTATTCAACCGCCCGGTCCAGCTTTGCCAACTGTCTCAGAAGTGCCCGTCTTGTGCGAAAGGGATACACGCTGCATAGTTTGAGGCATACTTTCGCCAGTGAATTGCTGTGTGCCGGAATGCCCCTCGAGTCGCTTCAAATTCTTATGGGCCATTCGGATATTGAGGTAACGCGAAGATACGCGCGACTGACAGACAAGGCACTCGAAAAGGATTACTTCGAGGCCATGAAAATAATTGAAAGGGGTGACATCGATGGATCCTACCGAACTGCTTACCAGATATAG